A window of the Hordeum vulgare subsp. vulgare chromosome 5H, MorexV3_pseudomolecules_assembly, whole genome shotgun sequence genome harbors these coding sequences:
- the LOC123399599 gene encoding uncharacterized protein LOC123399599, with product MPSDGALSPAPTGRNNGGKMQKLLKSAFKRGDSPAQAAGEEPELSPSASRGSGSGSGRTSSGRRVGRGDDVGDRSSRESVELDSEGSKNDKMLAALRDWKIASAYETFPWEKKMKSLLPVPESSRFLSLLLLPKATDGTHTRYNSLDDTLARADAWLASSRASGVPVELASVQTEALLTKISGETAVSTVNMGSLSDLANMSNVSLYGFEDYHGVDIGVVRAVRLWYAPSGPGGEMAVEIALRQGDTRLGFAISRTEEGFIYVSSVADESTPGVASTRSGLLELHRAARRAGRLLVVSRVGGEKVLPWLVSTAGDVRCYDTVSLSQKLSLHRHALRPITLHFLTWDEGALALPPPPAPAPLLMLSSEGDEEEIDGDGPEIAAGKGGKGSSFRFQNIGLPDSWL from the exons ATGCCCAGCGACGGCGCCCTCTCGCCGGCGCCGACCGGCAGGAACAACGGCGGCAAGATGCAGAAGCTGCTCAAGTCGGCCTTCAAGCGCGGCGACTCCCCGGCCCAGGCGGCTGGGGAGGAGCCGGAGCTCAGCCCGTCCGCGTCCAGGGGGTCTGGCTCGGGCAGCGGGCGGACATCGTCGGGGAGGCGTGTCGGCCGAGGCGACGACGTCGGCGACCGGTCCAGCCGCGAGAGCGTCGAGCTCGACTCTGAAG GTTCCAAGAACGACAAGATGCTGGCGGCGCTGCGGGATTGGAAGATCGCGTCGGCGTACGAGACGTTTCCgtgggagaagaagatgaagtcgCTGCTGCCGGTGCCGGAGTCGAGCCGGTTCCTGTCGCTGCTGCTGCTCCCCAAGGCCACGGACGGCACCCACACCCGCTACAACTCGCTGGACGACACCCTCGCCCGCGCCGACGCCTGGCTCGCCTCGTCCCGCGCCTCCGGTGTCCCCGTCGAGCTCGCCAGCGTCCAGACGGAGGCGCTGCTCACCAAGATCTCCGGCGAGACGGCGGTGTCCACGGTGAACATGGGGTCCCTGTCCGACCTGGCCAACATGTCCAACGTGAGCCTGTACGGGTTCGAGGACTACCACGGCGTGGACATCGGCGTGGTGCGCGCGGTGCGGCTGTGGTACGCGCCGTCGGGCCCCGGCGGCGAGATGGCGGTGGAGATCGCGCTGCGGCAGGGGGACACCAGGCTCGGCTTCGCCATCAGCCGGACCGAGGAAGGGTTCATCTACGTGTCGTCGGTGGCGGACGAGAGCACGCCCGGCGTGGCGTCCACGCGGTCGGGGCTGCTCGAGCTGCACCGGGCGGCGAGGCGGGCGGGCAGGCTGCTGGTGGTTTCGAGGGTGGGAGGGGAGAAGGTGCTGCCGTGGCTGGTCTCCACCGCCGGCGACGTCAGGTGCTACGACACCGTGTCGCTGAGCCAGAAGCTCTCGCTGCACCGCCACGCGCTCCGCCCCATCACGCTGCACTTCCTCACGTGGGACGAGGGCGCCCTCGCCCTGCCtccgccgccggcgccggcgccgctgCTCATGCTGTCGTCCGAAGGCGACGAGGAGGAGATCGATGGCGACGGGCCGGAGATCGCGGCCGGCAAGGGCGGCAAGGGCTCGTCCTTTAGGTTCCAGAACATCGGACTACCGGATAGCTGGCTGTGA